Part of the Planctomycetaceae bacterium genome, CCAAAGGAACGGCGGCGTACCGGAAGCTGGAACAGAGTCTGAAGGAACTCGAATGCGCTTGGAAACAGTCTCCCGTCGGCATCTGGGTCGATAAGCATAAGGGGCTGCTGTACATCGTCGGAGCCGGTCTGGCGCTGGAAAGTGCCATCGTGATGTATCACTTCAAAGCCGGTGATGAAGTCACGGAACCGCTGCTGAAGCTGACTCAGGGACTGGTCAAGTTCAAGGTGCTGGGCAACGTGGAAATCGCCGCGAAGGAAATCAAGTTCGTCCCGTCCAAGCGAGAAGTCGGCGCGACGATGCTGACCACAGCCACCTGGGAAAAGGTGAAGGTCAAGTTTGAAGCGGGCATTACGTTTCAGGACGCCAGCGTCGCTCAGGCCAGTGTGCGGGGCGATGTCGAAGTCAAAGTGATCAAGGGGCTGGACTTCAACGCTCACGGAGCCTATTCGTGGAACGCCCCCAGTCCGGACGCCCCGTGGCAGAATCAGCACCGCTTCGATCTGGGCCTGGGGATTTCGTATAAGAAGGCGTTCGGTGTCAGTCGCCTGACACTGCAGACGATGATGTTCGCCACACAGGATGCCGAAACCACGAAATACGGCGGCAAGGGAAGCCTGGATCTGAAGCTGACCGAATACGCCCGGCCAGGAGGCTATAAGGCATCGGTGGACCTGAACCTGAACGTCGGCGCGAATGAGATGATCAAGCGGCTGCCACCGGGTTCCGGCGCGGACCAGACTCGTTCCAGCGAATTCACATCGGGTCTTGGCATCACCGCCCACTTTTAGCGACCGAACCGCAACCATTGCGCGTCCAGGGCGAGTGACCGGCGCAACGATGCTTATCCGAAAGACGGCGCGTGCCGTCGGTACTGTCGCGGCGCCAATGGTGGCTTATTCCGCCGGCGCCGTGTTCAATTCCGGGTTCGAGCGACACCGTTCGGAAGCGGTGGATCGCAGCGTCTTGGTCAGCGTGATCTGGTTGCCGGTGTCGTTGAAGGAAACGTCATCGACTTCGCCGCAAATCACGTGAAGTCCGCTGGTCGTCGCGGGGTCGGACTGTCGTACTCGGGCAATAACTTCGGAGGCATTGAACCCCCGGCCTTCATCAGCGATCCGAAACCGCAACTCTCCGGGCTCCAGGTGCATTTCCAGTTCAATCTGCCGTCCCGCGAACCGGGAATCTCGTGAGCGGCTCAGGGCCTGCTCCACAAAATCATCCGCCGAACGGTTCCGCTGGTTGTTGTCGATTTCCAGATTGCCGTGAAAGTAGGCGTTCAGCAGTGCCTCGCGGACCGCGGCCGTGAGGCTGGCGACAGTGTCCGCGCGAAGCCGGTGGAGGCTGTGCAGTCGCGTTCGCACCAGATGCACCAGCGATCGAATCTGTTCCAGGTCATTGTCGATGGAAAACAGCGAACGATTCCGGATCACGTGGCGCAGCACGTCGCGGGCTTTCGACGAATCCTGTCCGGCCTTCAGGATGTCTTCCAGAGCCGGCACCAGATCTTCCGAAAGCCGGCGCTTCGGAACGTAGTTCACAGCTCCCAGTTCCATGCTTTGCGCGGCAATCTGATCGCTGCCCTGCGACGTCACCAGCACCACGGGAATCGTCGGGTAGCGTTCCATGACGGCCTGCAGAAACTGGCGACCGTCCATTTCCGGCATCACCAGATCGGTGACAACAACGTCAATCTCGCGGTTGCCCAGTTCATTCAGGCCATCCGACGCGCTGGGTACATCGACGATTTCCCATTCCGGCCGCTGCTTTCGCAGAAGTCCGACTCCGCGAGTCCGATCAGTGGCCGAATCATCGACGAACAGAATCACGACTTCCCTTGCAGTGCCGGATTGCGTCATCAATGCCAACTCCTGAACCTGCGAGTTGCCGGATTATCAGATTCACACCGTACCAACTCCGGATTCCGACGAAAAGCCGGCGGCGACCCGGAGCTCTGAAACGCCCACGCGGAAGCAACCACGCCAGCGACCGCCGTCGCAGGCGGATTCCAATTCCGTGATTGTCAACAGGAGCCCGGACAGGCGCGCGGCAGATGAACTGCTACCTGCCCGCAAGCCGCACAGCGCTAACTGCGGTTGTGTTCGCAGAGAACCGGGGATAGCGGCTGGCGGGTAGATTCTCATCTGCCGCGCGCCTAAGCCGTCCCTTGCGTGCGCACGCACAGACACTGACCTGACACTGCTGCGAACGGCTGCTAGACTTCCCGCGCCGAGTCCTGCGTCGATTGATTTTCCTGTTGTTTGTAAGGTGAAAGATGAAGGTTCTGTCGCTGGTTTCCGTATTGGTTTTGCTAACCGGATCGCTGTGCCACGCGGCCGACTGGCCAACGTGGCGGGGCCCGCATCGCGACGACGTGTCCGGCGAAACGGGACTGCTGAAGTCCTGGCCGGAAGGCGGCCCGAAGAAACTGTGGACGTCCACAGAAGCCGGAATCGGGTACTCCGGCGTTGCTGTCGTCGACGGCACGCTGTTCACGATGGGTGCCGACGGCGACACCGAATATCTGATCGCGTTGAAGGCCGACGACGGAACAAAGTTGTGGCGGACTCCCGTCGGTCCTCGGCTGGACAACAACTGGGGCGACGGACCGCGCGGAACTCCGGCCGTCGCGAACGGACTGGTCGTCGGTCTTGGCGGCAGAGGCGGACTGGTCTGCGCGTCCGCGGCTGACGGTTCCGTGAACTGGTCCGTTGAATTGACGGAACTCGGCGGCAGCGTTCCCGGCTGGGGTTATACGGAATCCCCGCTGATCGATGCCGGGCGAGTCGTTTGTACTCCCGGCGGCGGTCAGGGCACCGTGGCTGCTTTCGATCTGAAATCAGGCGAGAAGCTCTGGCAGTCAGACGGCGTGAAAGTGGGGGCCCACTATTCGTCAATCGTTCCGGTCAATCACTATGGCCGACGGGAATACATTCAGCTTACGGAAAAGAAGATCTTCGGTCTGGCGGCCGACGACGGCCAACTGCTGTGGGAACATGATTTCCCCGGCAGCACGGCCGTGATCCCCACACCGATCTACAAGAATGGTTTCGTCTATGCCACAGCCGGCTACGGCGCGGGATGTCTGCTGCTGAACATCAGTCCGCAGAACCAAATTGAACCGATCTACGAAAACAAGGTCATGAAGAATCATCACGGCGGTGTCGTGCTGATCGACGGACATATCTACGGATACAGCGATGGTCCCGGCTGGATGTGCCAGCAGTTCGACTCGGGCGAAATGGTCTGGAACGAACGAAGTGCGCTGGGCAAGGGATCGGTGACTTTCGCCGACGGCCGATTGTATTGTCTGAGCGAAGACGGCGGAACCTGCGTACTGGCCGAAGCCAGCCCCGATGGCTGGAAGGAACACGGCCGCTTTGACCTGGAACCGAAATCCGAACAGCGAGCCGACGCGGGCCGCGTCTGGACTCATCCCGTCGTCGCCAACGGTCGCTTGTATCTGCGAGACCAGGAAATCCTGTGCTGCTACGACATCAGTGAGTAAACGGTGCGCGCCTTCCGGATCCGGCAGTGCGAGTCGTTCGTTAGGCGATCCGCAGATGAGCAGTGACCAGTGCAGAGCGATAATTGCTTCACCCTCCCGTTTCAACGGGAGGGTCGCTGATCGAATGCCGTTCAGGCGTTCGATCGCGGGGAGGGCGACGCATGCGAAACTCACGCTGCGCTGACGCCCTCCCCTCGTTTGATCGCCTGAACGGCGATTAAACTCCGACCCGCGGTGCGAGGGTATTTTCTTATCTGCCGCACGCCTTATCGCTGTGCAGCGACACCTTCTCGGATGCTCTCTTCCTTGACGGCGTCTGACAGGGCCTTGTTGGGAATCATGGGCGACACGGCGCTGGCCCACCAGTCCCACTTGACCGGCTTGCCTTCCATCATGTTGCCGACGGCCTTCATGGCCTGTTCGAAATTGTTGGCGAC contains:
- a CDS encoding PQQ-binding-like beta-propeller repeat protein, which produces MKVLSLVSVLVLLTGSLCHAADWPTWRGPHRDDVSGETGLLKSWPEGGPKKLWTSTEAGIGYSGVAVVDGTLFTMGADGDTEYLIALKADDGTKLWRTPVGPRLDNNWGDGPRGTPAVANGLVVGLGGRGGLVCASAADGSVNWSVELTELGGSVPGWGYTESPLIDAGRVVCTPGGGQGTVAAFDLKSGEKLWQSDGVKVGAHYSSIVPVNHYGRREYIQLTEKKIFGLAADDGQLLWEHDFPGSTAVIPTPIYKNGFVYATAGYGAGCLLLNISPQNQIEPIYENKVMKNHHGGVVLIDGHIYGYSDGPGWMCQQFDSGEMVWNERSALGKGSVTFADGRLYCLSEDGGTCVLAEASPDGWKEHGRFDLEPKSEQRADAGRVWTHPVVANGRLYLRDQEILCCYDISE
- a CDS encoding response regulator; protein product: MTQSGTAREVVILFVDDSATDRTRGVGLLRKQRPEWEIVDVPSASDGLNELGNREIDVVVTDLVMPEMDGRQFLQAVMERYPTIPVVLVTSQGSDQIAAQSMELGAVNYVPKRRLSEDLVPALEDILKAGQDSSKARDVLRHVIRNRSLFSIDNDLEQIRSLVHLVRTRLHSLHRLRADTVASLTAAVREALLNAYFHGNLEIDNNQRNRSADDFVEQALSRSRDSRFAGRQIELEMHLEPGELRFRIADEGRGFNASEVIARVRQSDPATTSGLHVICGEVDDVSFNDTGNQITLTKTLRSTASERCRSNPELNTAPAE